A genomic stretch from Syntrophorhabdales bacterium includes:
- a CDS encoding TRAP transporter substrate-binding protein, with amino-acid sequence MRKRALLVAATFLFVLFTYSVTDAAQPIKLKFANFFPPTHKHSTLFEKFCEDIKSRTGGRVEVSYYPGGTLLTAPKVAAGVATGIADIGLSNCGYTRGRFPVMEIMELPLGYPSSYIGTYAATDFYEKFKPKEWDAYHPLMFVTGAPVIIMTVNKPVRTLEDLKGLKIRGTGRVGDLLKGLGATPVPIEMADMYESLRRGMLDGTFTAAEAIKGWKLGELVKYATTCWQVGTSYTFYVAMNKDKWNALPADIKKIFDETSKDYRYKFALQWNDVDIEGIEVLKSQGGQTITLSDTEAVKWVNAAQPVITEFKKDFVSKGVKEPEVDSWLAFLKERIEYWKAQEKAQKIPTAYQY; translated from the coding sequence ATGAGGAAGAGAGCTTTGTTGGTAGCGGCTACCTTTCTGTTCGTTCTTTTCACGTACTCAGTAACAGACGCAGCACAACCTATCAAGCTTAAGTTTGCCAATTTCTTCCCTCCCACACATAAGCATTCGACGCTTTTTGAAAAATTCTGCGAGGACATCAAGAGCCGGACCGGCGGGCGGGTAGAGGTCTCCTATTATCCCGGGGGCACGCTCTTGACCGCTCCGAAAGTGGCTGCTGGCGTGGCAACCGGCATAGCCGATATCGGCCTCTCCAACTGCGGCTATACCAGGGGACGTTTTCCTGTTATGGAGATAATGGAATTACCACTCGGGTACCCCAGCAGTTATATAGGCACGTATGCGGCAACCGATTTCTATGAAAAGTTCAAACCGAAAGAGTGGGACGCTTACCATCCCCTCATGTTCGTCACGGGTGCACCGGTCATCATAATGACTGTCAACAAGCCAGTGCGGACTCTCGAGGATCTGAAAGGCCTGAAGATAAGAGGCACAGGAAGAGTCGGGGATCTCCTTAAAGGGCTTGGCGCTACGCCCGTCCCGATTGAGATGGCGGATATGTACGAGTCACTCAGGAGAGGCATGCTCGATGGCACCTTCACTGCTGCAGAAGCGATCAAGGGGTGGAAATTGGGTGAATTGGTGAAGTACGCAACGACCTGCTGGCAGGTCGGCACCTCTTACACATTCTATGTCGCTATGAATAAAGATAAATGGAACGCCCTGCCGGCCGATATCAAGAAGATCTTCGATGAGACCTCGAAAGATTACAGGTACAAATTTGCACTTCAGTGGAACGACGTGGATATTGAAGGCATAGAAGTCCTCAAGAGTCAGGGCGGTCAGACGATTACGCTTTCAGATACTGAGGCTGTAAAATGGGTGAATGCGGCGCAGCCGGTGATTACGGAGTTCAAGAAGGACTTCGTGTCCAAGGGAGTCAAGGAGCCGGAGGTTGATAGCTGGCTGGCCTTCCTGAAGGAGCGCATCGAGTACTGGAAGGCCCAGGAAAAGGCCCAGAAGATACCGACGGCATATCAGTATTAG
- a CDS encoding CocE/NonD family hydrolase — MAEDWMDKVSKPQYRVKAEKDVFITARDGVRLAADVYRPHADGKFPALFSVSPYGKDVQKFKSPRGPLSPVRGNGGQEAGDTEFFVSRGYVHVIVDSRGSGNSEGEYPFYGLQEHEDGYDVIEWIAAQPWCDGNVGMLGMSYFGIIQFLIAGQNPPHLKAIFPYEASTDRYRHQFYHGGIMNMFYMQWWGHVAVGAGLPRSLREQPEEMNNVVKELMRKEEVQIYVPLHDALKYPEKNPPLFEGLVHPLDGPYHWEVSPYTKFDRINIPTYIVCRWSGWPIHLPGAFAAFNGINTTKKLMINETEYTSGPIRPWTDDHDVILRWYDHWLKGNDTGIMDEPPIKLFIKGKNEWRYEHEWPLARTQWTKLHLREDGVLSEEPPRKDEGADAFVNKPYPLPRDVIPGIRYSTPPFKKDTEVTGPMALYLSAALDQADATWIVTLNDMGPDGSSQLVTKGWLRASHRALDDKKSKPYQPYHPHTVSVPVELGKIYEYAIEIREASNVFKEGHKIELVIKGQDTHWEDPIWFHLCNLKETTHTVYHTTEHQSYLLLPVIP, encoded by the coding sequence ATGGCTGAAGACTGGATGGACAAAGTTTCCAAACCACAATATCGGGTGAAAGCGGAGAAAGATGTATTCATAACTGCCAGGGACGGTGTGCGGTTGGCTGCTGACGTCTATCGTCCGCATGCAGACGGGAAATTCCCAGCCCTCTTTTCAGTTTCGCCCTACGGAAAAGATGTTCAAAAGTTCAAGTCGCCGAGAGGGCCATTGAGCCCGGTCCGCGGCAATGGCGGCCAGGAAGCCGGCGACACTGAATTTTTTGTCTCGCGAGGATACGTGCACGTGATTGTTGACTCCCGCGGTTCAGGGAATTCGGAAGGGGAATACCCGTTCTACGGATTGCAGGAACATGAGGATGGCTACGACGTGATCGAATGGATCGCAGCGCAGCCCTGGTGCGATGGGAACGTGGGAATGCTGGGAATGTCCTATTTCGGGATTATACAGTTTCTCATTGCGGGACAGAACCCTCCTCACCTGAAGGCCATATTTCCTTACGAAGCGTCTACCGACAGGTATCGTCACCAGTTTTACCATGGCGGCATAATGAATATGTTTTACATGCAGTGGTGGGGACACGTGGCCGTGGGCGCAGGATTGCCGCGGTCCTTGCGAGAACAACCGGAAGAGATGAATAACGTGGTGAAGGAACTGATGCGGAAAGAGGAGGTTCAGATTTATGTGCCGCTGCATGATGCGTTAAAGTACCCTGAAAAAAATCCGCCCCTTTTCGAAGGTCTAGTCCACCCTCTTGACGGTCCCTATCACTGGGAAGTCTCGCCATACACGAAGTTCGACCGCATCAACATCCCCACGTATATTGTCTGCCGCTGGAGCGGATGGCCCATCCATCTCCCCGGAGCTTTTGCCGCGTTCAACGGGATCAATACGACAAAGAAACTGATGATTAACGAGACCGAATATACAAGCGGGCCGATTCGTCCCTGGACCGACGACCACGACGTAATACTGCGTTGGTACGATCACTGGCTGAAGGGAAACGATACCGGGATCATGGACGAGCCCCCCATAAAGCTCTTCATCAAAGGGAAGAACGAGTGGCGCTACGAGCATGAGTGGCCGCTGGCGCGCACTCAATGGACAAAGCTCCACTTACGGGAGGACGGAGTATTAAGCGAAGAGCCTCCGAGGAAGGACGAAGGTGCTGACGCGTTTGTGAACAAGCCCTACCCGCTTCCCCGCGATGTGATCCCCGGAATCAGGTACAGCACGCCACCTTTCAAGAAAGATACTGAGGTGACGGGACCCATGGCGCTCTATCTGTCGGCCGCGCTCGATCAGGCTGATGCCACATGGATCGTTACCCTCAACGACATGGGGCCTGACGGTTCAAGCCAGCTGGTAACCAAGGGCTGGCTCAGGGCTTCGCACAGGGCGCTCGACGATAAGAAGTCGAAGCCTTACCAACCGTATCATCCGCATACCGTGAGTGTCCCGGTGGAGTTGGGGAAGATTTACGAATATGCAATTGAGATTCGTGAGGCGTCAAATGTGTTTAAGGAGGGGCACAAGATTGAGCTCGTTATCAAAGGTCAGGACACCCATTGGGAGGACCCGATCTGGTTTCACCTTTGCAATCTCAAAGAAACGACGCATACCGTATATCACACCACAGAGCACCAGTCATACCTGTTGCTCCCGGTGATACCTTAG
- a CDS encoding tripartite tricarboxylate transporter permease, whose amino-acid sequence MSGFFDNLAMGCHVALSIGNLAYCFLGVLIGTLIGVLPGIGPVGTISLLLPVTFGISPTSAIIMLAGIYYGAQYGGSTTSILVNIPGEATSVITCLDGYQMARHGRAGPALGIAAFGSFIAGTIGTIIVMLVAVPLSAVALKFGPPEYFSLIILSLAILSYLAHGSLVKAVIMAILGVSLSQIGIDGVTGRTRFTFGILDLQDGLGLVPVVMGLFGVAEVLENLEESLNIDVFKTKIKNLLPNLRDWAESIGAIIRGSFLGFFLGILPGGGAIMSTFVSYALEKKLSKHPEKFGTGVIAGVAGPESANNAASSGAFIPLFTLGFPSNAITALLLGALMIHGVQPGPTLIEKHPDIFWGTIISMYIGNILLVVLNLPLIGLWVRILKVPYKILFPLLLLLCIIGSYSTNNSKFDVLIMLIFGVIGYSFRKFDYELAPLVIAFVLGPILETSLRQSLLISKGSISIFFMRPISVACLIIGAAVLLLPVALRQSRRLREKIT is encoded by the coding sequence GTGTCCGGCTTCTTTGACAATCTTGCGATGGGTTGCCACGTAGCCTTAAGCATCGGTAACCTAGCTTACTGCTTCCTCGGAGTATTAATCGGAACGCTCATCGGGGTGCTGCCGGGAATCGGTCCTGTGGGAACCATATCTCTTCTTCTCCCTGTGACGTTCGGGATCAGCCCCACTTCTGCCATTATCATGCTGGCCGGAATTTATTACGGAGCACAATACGGTGGCTCCACTACCTCCATTCTGGTGAATATTCCCGGGGAGGCGACGTCGGTCATTACCTGCCTTGACGGCTACCAGATGGCTCGCCACGGGAGAGCGGGCCCGGCCCTCGGCATAGCTGCATTCGGCTCTTTTATCGCCGGGACCATCGGTACGATAATCGTGATGCTCGTCGCAGTTCCTTTATCGGCCGTTGCGCTTAAGTTCGGTCCACCCGAATATTTTTCCCTCATCATTCTGTCGCTTGCCATACTGAGCTATCTCGCCCATGGCTCGCTCGTCAAAGCAGTCATCATGGCAATACTAGGCGTCAGCTTGAGCCAGATAGGCATTGATGGTGTCACGGGACGCACGCGATTCACGTTCGGTATACTGGACCTTCAGGACGGACTGGGCCTGGTGCCTGTTGTCATGGGCCTCTTTGGTGTGGCCGAGGTCCTGGAGAATCTCGAAGAGTCACTAAACATCGATGTATTTAAAACGAAAATCAAGAATCTTCTCCCCAACCTCAGAGATTGGGCTGAGTCGATCGGTGCGATCATCAGGGGATCGTTTCTCGGCTTTTTTTTAGGCATACTGCCCGGGGGCGGCGCAATCATGTCGACCTTTGTCTCGTATGCCCTGGAAAAGAAACTTTCCAAGCATCCGGAGAAGTTTGGCACCGGTGTGATCGCGGGCGTGGCAGGGCCTGAATCGGCCAACAACGCCGCAAGCTCCGGGGCATTTATACCTCTCTTCACCTTAGGCTTTCCTTCGAACGCCATCACGGCTCTTCTTCTTGGCGCGCTCATGATCCACGGCGTACAGCCAGGACCAACGCTTATAGAGAAACACCCGGACATTTTCTGGGGCACTATCATCAGCATGTACATTGGAAATATATTGCTCGTGGTCTTGAATCTTCCATTGATCGGGCTCTGGGTACGAATATTGAAAGTCCCTTACAAGATTCTCTTCCCCTTACTGCTCCTCCTCTGCATTATCGGTTCTTACAGCACCAATAACAGCAAGTTTGACGTGCTGATCATGCTCATCTTCGGCGTCATAGGGTATTCCTTCAGAAAATTCGACTACGAGCTTGCTCCACTGGTAATAGCCTTTGTGCTGGGGCCGATACTGGAGACCTCCCTGCGACAATCACTCCTCATATCGAAAGGAAGTATTTCAATATTCTTTATGCGACCGATCTCGGTGGCGTGTTTGATTATAGGCGCGGCAGTCTTGCTGTTGCCCGTAGCACTGCGACAGAGCAGGAGGCTGAGGGAAAAGATTACCTGA